The following coding sequences lie in one Takifugu rubripes chromosome 8, fTakRub1.2, whole genome shotgun sequence genomic window:
- the LOC101062959 gene encoding phosphatidylcholine:ceramide cholinephosphotransferase 2-like: MAASELIQDCEDIQVHVEVDVATVNPTPPHSPRVANGKPPPLASSPPPSEQDGKRRAAGANISSLLQQNQLVHSLSRGLRKHCHYVQISVPEEPGRRLPAEWWKTGVAFLYALFNLVFTTVVITVVHERVPDKSVSPPLPDKFFDYVDRVPWAFTVTEVNGLILCGLWLIQWLCLKHRSIVGRRCFFLIGTLYMYRCITMYITTLPVPGKHMVCAPKLYNDSMGKIWRILRLLSGGGLSLTGSHLMCGDFLYSGHTVMLTLSYLFIKEYSPRWMWWYHWSCWLLSASGVVCILIGHEHYSIDVLIGYIASTRLFWWYHTMANTQKLRRAPSNFLSRVWWNPVFNFLERNVQTAVPLVFVWPLAPPSFCRQRYRMVEGGRDE, encoded by the exons ATGGCGGCATCAGAACTGATCCAGGACTGTGAGGACATCCAGGTGCACGTGGAGGTGGACGTGGCCACAGTCAACCCAACGCCTCCGCACTCCCCGAGGGTCGCCAACGGCAAGCCGCCGCCCCTGGCCTCCTCGCCGCCCCCCTCTGAGCAGGATGGGAAGAGGCGGGCGGCGGGCGCCAACAtcagcagcctcctgcagcagaaccagctggtCCACTCGCTGAGCCGCGGCCTCAGGAAACACTGCCACTACGTCCAGATCAGCGTGCCGGAGGAGCCCGGCCGCCGCCTGCCCGCCGAGTGGTGGAAGACGGGCGTGGCCTTCCTCTACGCCCTCTTCAACCTGGTCTTCACCACCGTGGTCATCACTGTGGTCCACGAGAGGGTCCCCGACAAGTCTGTGAGTCCTCCGCTGCCCGACAAGTTCTTCGACTACGTGGACAGAGTTCCGTGGGCGTTCACGGTGACCGAGGTCAACGGGCTGATCCTGTGCGGCCTCTGGCTCATCCAGTGGCTCTGTCTCAAACACAG GTCCATCGTGGGACGTCGGTGCTTCTTTCTGATCGGGACTCTGTACATGTACCGCTGCATCACCATGTACATCACCACGCTGCCCGTTCCCGGGAAACACATGGTCTGCGCCCCCAAG CTGTATAACGACTCGATGGGGAAGATCTGGAGGATTCTCAGGCTGCTCTCAGGTGGAG GTTTGTCCTTGACCGGCTCTCACCTGATGTGCGGAGACTTTCTGTATAGCGGCCACACCGTCATGCTGACGCTGTCCTACCTGTTCATCAAAGAGT ACTCTCCCCGCTGGATGTGGTGGTACCACTGGTCCTGCTGGCTGCTCAGCGCCTCCGGAGTCGTGTGCATCCTGATCGGTCATGAACATTACAGCATCGACGTGCTGATTGGCTACATCGCCAGCACCAGGCTGTTCTGGTGGTACCACACCATGGCCAACACACAG AAGTTGCGCCGGGCTCCCAGTAACTTCCTGTCGAGGGTGTGGTGGAACCCGGTCTTCAACTTCCTGGAGCGCAACGTTCAGACCGCGGTTCCCCTGGTGTTCGTGTGGCCGTTAGCTCCGCCCTCCTTCTGCAGACAGCGGTACCGAATGGTGGAGGGGGGACGGGACGAGTGA
- the LOC101072153 gene encoding L-amino-acid oxidase-like produces the protein MKKPRSMLLPSWLLFLVMLLFLVMLLFLGGSTAVVRLSDCLEEDDYARLLQAVQTGLPRSKTSHHVIVVGAGVAGLTAAKLLQDAGHQVTILEASSHVGGRVQTYRNQNEGWYADLGAMRIPSSHRIVHAFVEMFGLKVNKFNMVDPNTFYLVNGVRRRTAAVQQNPDVLHYPVQRHERGRSAEELKEKALQPIREFVKTHGCDATKRHYNHYSWKEYLREEGHLSPGALRMVGDLLNDQSLMFMALTEVMYLNADVNDNIRYDEITGGMDLLPQAFLAVLHEPVLLNSRVKRIVQSDEGVTVSYQKEQQSSLTDLRADVVLVTTTAKAALLIDFVPSLSMRKMEALRAAHYMGLTKVILTFSERFWEKDGIRGGKSVTDRPSRFIYYPSHSFPENQTVGVLLASYTWSDDSVIFSGTSDEDIKELVLSDLEQIHCRRLRALCTGVLVKKWELDPYSLGGVAAFTPYQTLEYHEELFRSESRIHFAGEHTALPHAWIETAMKSAIRAATNINKAALLRSRSADGEATSAEKVQRWS, from the exons CTGTCTGGAGGAGGACGACTACGCCCGGCTGCTGCAGGCGGTGCAGACCGGACTCCCTCGCTCCAAGACGTCTCATCATGTGATCGTTGTGGGGGCGGGCGTGGCCGGACTGACCGCCGCCAAGTTACTGCAGGACGCAGGACACCAG GTGACCATCTTAGAGGCCAGCAGCCACGTTGGGGGACGCGTGCAGACCTACAGAAACCAAAATGAAGGCTGGTACGCCGACCTGGGCGCCATGAGGATCCCCAGTTCTCATCG CATTGTGCACGCATTTGTGGAGATGTTTGGGCTCAAAGTGAACAAATTCAACATGGTGGATCCAAACACCTTTTACCTGGTGAACGGTGTCCGGAGGAGGACCGCCGCCGTGCAGCAGAACCCCGACGTCCTCCACTATCCAGTCCAGAGACATGAGCGAGGACggtcagcagaggagctgaaggagaaggcGCTGCAGCCG ATCCGAGAGTTTGTGAAGACTCATGGCTGCGACGCCACAAAGAGGCACTACAACCACTACTCCTGGAAG GAGTATCTGAGAGAGGAAGGACACCTGAGTCCAGGAGCCCTGCGCATGGTGGGAGACCTGCTGAATGACCAAAGCCTGATGTTCATGGCTCTGACCGAAGTGATGTACCTCAACGCTGATGTCAATGACAACATCAG GTACGATGAGATTACTGGTGGGATGGACCTTCTACCTCAAGCCTTCCTGGCTGTCCTCCATGAGCCGGTCCTCCTCAACTCCAGGGTCAAACGCATCGTGCAGTCAGATGAAGGGGTGACTGTGTCATACCAGAAAGAACAACAGTCATCCCTCACTGACCTTCGAGCAGATGTCGTCTTGGTAACGACCACGGCCAAAGCTGCTCTTTTAATTGACTTTGTTCCGTCTCTGTCCATGAGGAAGATGGAAGCGCTGAGGGCAGCTCACTATATGGGCCTGACCAAAGTCATCCTCACCTTCAGTGAGAGGTTCTGGGAGAAAGATGGAATTCGTGGAGGGAAGAGCGTCACCGACCGGCCTTCCCGGTTCATCTACTATCCTAGCCATAGTTTCCCAGAGAACCAGACTGTGGGCGTCCTACTGGCCTCCTACACCTGGTCTGACGACTCTGTGATCTTCAGTGGCACCAGTGATGAAGACATCAAGGAGCTGGTTCTGAGCGACCTGGAGCAGATCCACTGCCGGCGGCTCAGAGCTCTCTGCACCGGAGTCCTGGTGAAGAAGTGGGAGCTGGATCCTTACAGCCTGGGTGGAGTTGCTGCCTTCACTCCGTACCAAACTTTGGAGTATCATGAGGAGCTCTTCCGGAGCGAGAGCAGGATCCACTTTGCTGGAGAACACACAGCGCTGCCTCACGCCTGGATAGAGACGGCGATGAAATCTGCCATCAGAGCTGCCACAAACATCAACAAGGCGGCGCTGCTGCGCTCACGCTCAGCTGACGGTGAAGCAACGTCTGCGGAGAAGGTCCAAAGATGGAGCTGA